In one Nicotiana tomentosiformis chromosome 6, ASM39032v3, whole genome shotgun sequence genomic region, the following are encoded:
- the LOC138894495 gene encoding uncharacterized protein: MAPAMPEDEQRRLERFGRLQPPYFSSAEGEDAQGFWDRCLRIICTAGILETSGVSFTTFQFTGAAFSWWEAYKRCRPVDTVPLTWQQFSVIFLEKFVPQSHREELCRQFEQLRQGDMSEMQYEMLFSKLARHAIWLVSTDRERIRRFIDGLTFQLRLLMTRERVLGATFDEVVDIACQIEMIRSQERVEREAKRPRGHEGFCGAPSGVSSSTVGVVL; the protein is encoded by the coding sequence ATGgctcctgctatgcctgaggatgagcagcgtagattggagaggtttgggagactccaacctccATATTTCAGTagtgcagagggagaggatgcacagggtttctggGACAGGTGTCTGAGGATAATCTGTacggcaggtattctggagaccagtggggtctcattcactacctttcagttcaccggggctgcattcagttggtgggaggcttacaagAGATGTAGGCCGGTCGACACAgtgccccttacctggcagcagttctccgttatctttctggagaagttcgtgcctcagtcccacagagaggagttgtgcagacagtttgagcagcttcgtcagggtgatatgtctgagATGCAGTATGAGATGTTATTCTcgaagttggcccgtcatgctatctggttggtttccacagatagggagaggatcaggaggtttatagatggcctcacttttcagctgcgattgcttatgaccagagagagagtgcttggtgctacttttgatgaggttgtcgacattgcatGTCAGATTGAGATGATTCgtagtcaggagagggttgagagggaggccaagaggcctcgtggacatgAAGGATTTTGTGGTGCTCCTTctggggtcagttccagcactgtaggggtcgtcctttaa